TACATCTTTCTCAGGTTAACACTAGGTACAGTAGACAGTAGGATCATATGGCCCGGTCCAGCAATTTCTCACCTGAGTACAGGGCGACACGGCGGCGATGGATGCTCGCAGCGCTGCCACGGCAATCTTGTACCGGTGCCTCGCCTCGTCGAGCGACCCACCGGAGCCACCGGAGCCTCCCCCCAAAGCGTCAGAGGCTTCGGAGTCGGCGGAGTGGAGAGGCGGGGGAGGCCCGTGATGCGGGTGTGGTTGCTGAgagatggcggtggcggcggcggcggtggcggaggaggacCAGAGCGCGGGGTTGCAGAGCTCGTCGTTCATGGAGGAAAGGATCTGGAAAGCGGCGGCGATCGTCTCCTCGAGGTGCCGCTGCCCCTCCGCTGCGAGCTCCTGCCTCCGCCGCGCTGCCGCTGAGGCCATTGGCTTTTCTCGCCGGAACCCTAGCTCCCCGCCGCCGATCTGCGTGTAGCTCAGTCTTGCTGTAGCTAGGTAAGCAAGAGCGAGTTCTGATTACCTGAATGATGCAATTTCCGGGCCGGGCCGCTTGGCACCAAACTGGGCCCATTCCTTGTTTATATGGGTTTCTTTGACGTTGATTCGAAAAATATACTGTATCAAGGAACTTTTATTAATAGAGGTTGTTTGACTTGCAGTCCCTAAGAGTTTTACTAAGTACTCATTTGCACTTTATTTTGGATGAAAAATATTCATGTACTCAAACTTCTTGATATAAACTTCGTTTTTATATGACATGTCAAAAAATTCTGATAATTCCTTTTTTCAGTCCTACAGGATTCACGGTGCACGACATTCCAATATTGCAGTTTTATTATGCATGTGCTCATAAAAATTGCAAATGAAATGCCTTTCAATTTTGCTTCTCCGACGCAAAGGGAACCCCTCATACACCATGCTGATGGGTGCATCAAACCACCATTAGGCCTCCTCATTTGACCTACGACGGAGAAGATAATAAAGATGATGCCTAAACTTTTTGGATAGGAGAGCATTGTTGGATAGTGTCTTAGGAAATTGTCGATGGGGCTATTTGATGTTACTACAATGGTCTATTGGATTTGAAACTATCTTGGTAGCTAGTATTAGTTTGTGTTTCTTGTTGTTTTTTCTTATGTTATGTTATCCAGTGGAACCAAGATTATTTTGAGGCATACTAGAAAAA
This region of Lolium perenne isolate Kyuss_39 chromosome 2, Kyuss_2.0, whole genome shotgun sequence genomic DNA includes:
- the LOC127324209 gene encoding mediator of RNA polymerase II transcription subunit 30, which translates into the protein MASAAARRRQELAAEGQRHLEETIAAAFQILSSMNDELCNPALWSSSATAAAATAISQQPHPHHGPPPPLHSADSEASDALGGGSGGSGGSLDEARHRYKIAVAALRASIAAVSPCTQEIASTESKGDQAEIERLEEHASSLRKEIESKNKHVKLLMDQLRDLISDISMWQSPCSV